The proteins below come from a single Aegilops tauschii subsp. strangulata cultivar AL8/78 chromosome 6, Aet v6.0, whole genome shotgun sequence genomic window:
- the LOC123494376 gene encoding uncharacterized protein, with protein sequence MPFWPPSGTVGVDGDGGDDSSSAYSTDDEEESMLLSMEQRLRLAQQWVANPSSSHQLTHGLGGVLLDEDIWQVRIHFDAREPLKMKLCGSDITYLNLVAVMETQGFNAYDCLYHIENPSLGEKGLDLVDSHAELQMIKRNIQDKLVLDLLVRACPPPDTDFERQHFEKLELSTVVYQEPVVLDLSEPPVLAVDQQGVVFESQCSNSSTPHPAGVCTQESKNATAKLKAVLEEEEEGYQGFEAYEDSDANASDEDAQIGNDPHYMGDDEDVEVEEGKRQRELEVQEEESDDEQSEEEEMLHYEGDTEVEDPFEVEEDRTFEEEEETIVEPVKKKQKLPVRRGPTTRSHCSKLPEVEPDFRPSSDEEEKGLLRESDDDGFEPICFVLPKKRKSRAKKRPARKWYNEKMEQPHEQLCMKLCFRDQHQFRDALLNLHITQARNFKYHRNSDQRIIVECPDKQCQFFMVAAVIKGEKTFVIKKMRLEHTCPSTTETTRVSAKWLAQKYEHLFRSDITTGIQTIIDASMEKYGVDVPKCMAYRAKNIAIEAVLGDHKKQYPRLKDYAQTVMDTNPGSRVIVTTVTPVPNAKIPHPGPRFHAMFFCLNGAREGFLNGCRPFIGVDGCFIKLTTGAQLLAATGRDGNNNIYPLAFGIVGQEDTPSWCWFLHQLKICLGGEVGKFGPYTIMSDRQKGLLNAVNAVFPNCNQRFCLRHLYANFQNAGFRGEDLKKCMDNASYAYNEHKFNIAMNGLRAESEEAWEWLTAIPKKTWARHAFDTNCKTDLVVNNLSEVFNKYILDVRRKPIRTMCDGIKDKQMVRWHRNRESVKAARWDITPHYSEKLEVEKERARYCKPIQAGVNLWQVTSGQQTHAVNLELETCGCRKWDLSGIPCNHAISAINKAKRKPEDYVSKFFKKDFYVAAYEPMIFPVPGEHDWTRTPGPDIEPPAFKIKRGRKKEKRIKGKFEVPKPKDTSRMGTITCGNCGLQGHRYINCLKQLKPELALRKNKHVATPSNSQPRAAGPSTTTTARQPRAAARGAARGRGAATSTTPPPSGRGAGRGRGAGRGAPRPFSAPRQYADIPTDGTHTGWMSYFTASRGRGAM encoded by the exons TTTGGATGAAGACATTTGGCAAGTAAGGATCCATTTTGATGCAAGAGAACCATTGAAGATGAAGCTGTGTGGTTCAGATATTACTTATCTGAATTTGGTTGCAGTGATGGAAACCCAAGGATTTAATGCATATGATTGTTTGTATCACATTGAAAATCCATCTTTAGGAGAGAAAGGGCTGGATTTGGTAGACAGTCATGCAGAATTACAGATGATAAAGAGGAACATCCAGGACAAATTGGTGCTTGATTTGCTAGTCAGGGCTTGTCCACCCCCTGATACTGATTTTGAGAGGCAGCATTTTGAGAAGCTAGAGTTGTCCACTGTGGTGTACCAAGAGCCTGTTGTTTTAGATCTGAGTGAGCCTCCTGTCTTAGCTGTTGATCAGCAAGGAGTAGTTTTTGAGAGTCAATGTAGCAACTCTAGCACACCTCATCCTGCTGGTGTTTGCACACAAGAAAGCAAGAATGCAACAGCCAAGTTGAAAGCAGttttggaagaagaagaagagggataTCAAGGATTTGAGGCATATGAGGACAGTGATGCTAATGCCTCTGATGAGGATGCTCAAATTGGAAATGACCCTCATTACatgggtgatgatgaagatgtAGAGGTGGAAGAGGGAAAGAGACAGAGAGAGCTAGAAGTACAAGAGGAAGAATCAGATGATGAGCAATCAGAAGAGGAAGAAATGCTGCATTATGAGGGTGACACTGAAGTTGAGGACCCATTTGAGGTAGAGGAAGATAGGActtttgaagaagaagaagaaactaTAGTTGAACCtgtgaagaagaagcagaagctaCCAGTTAGAAGAGGACCAACAACTAGGTCACATTGTAGTAAGCTACCAGAGGTTGAACCTGATTTTAGACCATCATCAGATGAAGAAGAGAAGGGATTGTTGAGGGAGAGTGATGATGATGGTTTTGAGCCAATCTGTTTTGTCCTACCAAAGAAAAGGAAGAGTAGGGCAAAGAAAAGGCCTGCCAGGAAGTGGTACAATGAGAAAATGGAGCAACCACATGAGCAACTGTGTATGAAGTTGTGTTTTAGGGATCAGCatcaattcagagatgctttgttgaatttgcacATCACTCAGGCCAGGAATTTTAAGTATCACAGGAATTCAGATCAGAGGATAATTGTTGAGTGTCCAGATAAACAATGCCAGTTCTTTATGGTGGCAGCAGTTATAAAAGGCGAGAAAACCTTTGTAATAAAGAAGATGAGACTAGAGCACACTTGCCCTAGTACCACTGAGACCACCAGGGTTAGTGCTAAGTGGCTAGCACAGAAATATGAGCATCTCTTCAGATCTGATATAACTACTGGTATTCAGACAATAATTGATGCAAGCATGGAAAAATATGGTGTAGATGTGCCCAAGTGCATGGCATATAGGGCAAAGAACATAGCTATTGAAGCTGTCTTAGGAGATCACAAGAAGCAATATCCTAGGCTTAAAGACTATGCTCAGACTGTCATGGACACAAACCCTGGGAGTAGAGTAATAGTCACTACTGTTACTCCAGTACCAAATGCAAAAATACCCCACCCAGGCCCAAGATTCCATGCCATGTTCTTTTGCCTGaatggagcaagggaggggtTTCTCAATGGGTGTAGGCCATTCATTG GTGTTGATGGATGCTTCATTAAGCTCACTACAGGAGCTCAACTCCTTGCTGCCACTGGTAGAGATGGCAACAACAACATATATCCACTGGCATTTGGCATAGTTGGACAAGAGGACACACCTAGTTGGTGTTGGTTTCTACACCAACTGAAAATTTGCCTAGGTGGAGAAGTGGGCAAGTTTGGACCTTATACTATAATGTCAGATAGACAAAAG GGGTTATTGAATGCAGTGAATGCTGTGTTTCCAAATTGCAACCAAAGATTCTGCCTTAGGCATTTATATGCAAATTTCCAAAATGCTGGGTTTAGGGGTGAAGATCTTAAGAAGTGCATGGATAATGCTAGCTATGCCTACAATGAACACAAATTTAATATTGCAATGAATGGTCTTAGAGCTGAAAGTGAGGAAGCTTGGGAGTGGCTTACTGCAATACCAAAAAAAACATGGGCAAGGCATGCATTTGACACAAACTGCAAGACTGACTTGGTAGTGAACAACTTGTCTGAGGTGTTCAACAAGTACATTCTAGATGTTAGGAGAAAACCTATAAGGACAATGTGTGATGGGATAAAAGATAAGCAGATGGTGAGGTGGCATAGGAACAGAGAGAGTGTAAAGGCAGCAAGATGGGATATAACACCTCATTACAGTGAGAAGCTAGAGGTTGAGAAGGAGAGGGCCAGATATTGCAAGCCAATACAGGCAGGGGTCAACTTATGGCAAGTTACAAGTGGGCAGCAAACACATGCTGTCAACCTGGAACTTGAGACTTGTGGATGCAGGAAGTGGGACCTTAGTGGCATACCTTGCAACCATGCCATCTCTGCAATAAACAAGGCTAAAAGGAAACCAGAGGATTATGTCAGCAAATTCTTCAAGAAAGATTTTTATGTTGCAGCTTATGAACCAATGATCTTTCCTGTGCCTGGTGAGCATGATTGGACAAGGACCCCTGGTCCAGACATAGAACCACCGGCATTCAAAATCAAgagaggaagaaagaaagaaaagaggaTCAAGGGCAAATTTGAAGTACCAAAGCCAAAAGACACTTCAAGAATGGGGACCATAACATGTGGCAATTGTGGTCTCCAAGGGCATAGGTACATAAACTGTCTTAAACAGTTGAAGCCTGAGCTAGCTTTGAGGAAGAATAAGCATGTG GCTACTCCAAGTAACTCACAGCCAAGAGCTGCTGGTCCTTCTACTACAACAACAGCAAGACAGCCAAGAGCTGCTGCCAGAGGAGCTGCCAGAGGAAGAGGAGCTGCTACTTCTACTACACCACCACCATCTGGAAGAGGAGCtggcagaggaagaggagctgGAAGAGGTGCTCCAAGGCCATTCAGTGCCCCCAGGCAATATGCTGACATTCCTACTGATGGTACACACACTGGATGGATGTCCTACTTCACTGCTAGCAGAGGAAGAGGAGCCATGTAA